A DNA window from Arachis hypogaea cultivar Tifrunner chromosome 18, arahy.Tifrunner.gnm2.J5K5, whole genome shotgun sequence contains the following coding sequences:
- the LOC112771173 gene encoding probable alpha-mannosidase At5g13980, whose protein sequence is MCVCVFLVLGFFMMVATSTMESLLCSCLCVLVLLGCLISSTESKYIKYNTSSNIVPGKLNVHLVAHTHDDVGWLKTVDQYYVGSNNSIQGACVQNVLDSLVPALLADKNRRFIYVEQAFFQRWWREQSEAVQNIVKQLVNSGQLEFINGGMVMHDEATTHYIDMIDQTTLGHHFIKEEFGKTPRIGWQIDPFGHSAVQAYLLSAQVGFDSLFFARIDYQDRAKRKDEKSLEVVWQASKSLGSSQQIFSGAFPKNYEPPANFYYEVNDDSPIVQDDVNLFDYNVPERVNEFVAAAISQANITRTNHIMWTMGTDFKYQYAHTWFRQLDKFIHYVNQDGRVHALYSTPSIYTDAKHAANEAWPIKTEDYFPYADVENGYWTGYFTSRPAIKGYVRFSSGYYLAARQLEYFKGKSGLGPKTDSLADALAIAQHHDAVSGTEKQHVANDYAKRLSIGYTEAEKVVAASLSYLTDAPKTGRQIKFQQCPLLNISYCPASETDFSNGKDLVVVVYNPLGWKREDVIRIPVVSEYVVVRDSSGKQIQSQLLPILDTFIGLRKYYTAAYLGVSSTVKPKYWLAFSATVPPLGFSTYYVSKAKQAATISDTYTPYKSRNQKDTIEVGPGNLKLIYSEKEAKLTEYINSKSKVKESIDQAYKYYSSYGDDGTQTSQPSGAYIFRPNGSSVPIKSDRKSPLTVFRGPIVHEVHQKISSWIYQITRLHKGKEHAEVEFIVGPIPTDDGVGKEIATEITTSVASSKTFYTDSNGRDFIERIRDYRKDWKLQVNQPVAGNYYPINLGIYLKDKSKELSILVDRSVGGSSIKDGQLELMVHRRLLVDDSRGVGEPLNETVCIHDKCAGLTVLGKYYFKIDPVGDGARWRRSFGQEIYSPFLLAFTESEGNWGDSHVTTFSGINPSYSLPDNIAVITLQDLGDGKVLLRLAHLYEVGEDKYLSAKATVELKKVFHNKQVIKISEMSLSANQERAEMERKRLAWKVKGSTQEPHISRGGPVDPQKLVVELAPMEIRTFIISFKH, encoded by the exons atgtgtgtctGTGTTTTCCTTGTACTTGGTTTTTTCATGATGGTGGCTACTTCGACAATGGAGAGTCTACTGTGTTCCTGTTTGTGTGTTTTGGTGTTGTTGGGGTGTTTGATTTCATCAACGGAATCAAAGTACATAAAGTACAACACAAGTTCAAACATTGTTCCTGGGAAGCTGAATGTTCACTTGGTTGCTCACACTCATGATGATGTTGGTTGGTTGAAGACCGTTGATCAGTACTATGTCGGTTCCAATAACTCAATCCAG GGAGCGTGCGTTCAAAATGTGCTGGATTCGCTTGTGCCAGCATTGTTGGCGGACAAGAATCGCAGGTTTATATATGTTGAACAG GCATTTTTCCAGCGTTGGTGGAGAGAACAAAGTGAAGCTGTTCAGAACATAGTCAAACAGCTGGTCAACTCTGGTCAATTGGAGTTCAT AAATGGGGGCATGGTTATGCATGATGAGGCTACTACACATTACATTGACATGATTGATCAAACAACACTTGGACACCATTTCATCAAAGAAGAATTTGGTAAAACCCCAAGAATAGGATGGCAAATCGATCCGTTTGGACATTCGGCGGTGCAGGCATACTTGTTGAGTGCACAG GTTGGGTTTGATTCCCTATTCTTTGCGCGGATCGATTACCAAGACAGAGCTAAGAGGAAAGATGAAAAATCTCTTGAAGTTGTGTGGCAGGCCTCTAAGAGCCTTGGTTCATCTCAACAA ATATTTTCAGGTGCATTCCCTAAGAACTATGAACCTCCTGCTAATTTCTACTACGAAGTAAATGATGATTCTCCAATTGTACAG GATGATGTCAATTTGTTTGACTACAATGTCCCTGAACGTGTAAATGAGTTCGTCGCAGCAGCGATATCTCAG GCGAATATTACGCGAACCAATCATATAATGTGGACAATGGGGACAGATTTCAAGTACCAATATGCACATACCTGGTTTCGCCAATTGGATAAGTTTATTCACTATGTTAATCAA GATGGCCGGGTTCATGCCCTCTACTCAACCCCATCGATATATACTGATGCGAAACATGCTGCTAATGAGGCCTGGCCAATCAAGACAGAAGACTACTTTCC GTATGCTGATGTGGAAAATGGCTATTGGACGGGGTATTTTACAAGTAGGCCAGCTATCAAAGGCTATGTTAGATTCTCAAGTGGCTACTACTTG GCAGCAAGGCAGTTAGAGTATTTTAAAGGGAAGAGTGGCTTAGGTCCAAAAACTGATTCTTTGGCTGATGCTTTGGCTATTGCTCAACACCACGACGCAGTATCCGGTACAGAAAAGCAGCATGTGGCTAATGATTATGCGAAACGGCTTTCAATAGGCTATACAGAG GCTGAGAAggttgttgcagcatcactttctTACTTGACAGATGCACCAAAAACTGGTCGTCAGATTAAATTTCAACAG TGTCCACTTCTGAACATAAGTTATTGTCCTGCGTCGGAAACTGACTTCTCGAATGGAAAAGACCTG GTTGTAGTTGTTTACAATCCACTTGGATGGAAAAGAGAGGATGTAATAAGGATCCCT GTTGTAAGCGAATATGTTGTTGTTCGAGATTCAAGTGGAAAACAAATCCAATCACAGCTGCTACCAATACTTGATACTTTTATTGGTTTGAGAAAGTACTACACTGCAGCATACCTGGGAGTATCTTCAACTGTAAAACCTAAATACTGGCTTGCATTTTCGGCTACTGTCCCGCCACTCGGTTTTAGCACTTACTATGTATCTAAAGCTAAACAAGCAG CTACTATTTCAGATACATATACACCATACAAATCAAGGAATCAGAAGGATACAATTGAAGTTGGTCCAGGAAACTTGAAACTGATTTATTCCGAGAAGGAAGCAAAACTCACTGAATACATCAACAGCAAAAGCAAG GTCAAAGAATCCATAGACCAGGCATACAAATATTATTCTTCATATGGAGATGATGGAACACAAACTTCTCAG CCTTCCGGTGCATATATTTTTCGCCCCAATGGTTCATCAGTTCCAATCAAATCAGACAGAAAG TCTCCTCTCACAGTCTTCCGGGGGCCAATTGTGCATGAAGTTCATCAGAAGATTAGCTCATGGATATACCAG ATCACTAGACTGcacaaagggaaagagcatgcTGAGGTCGAGTTTATT GTTGGACCTATACCTACTGATGATGGAGTTGGTAAAGAAATTGCAACAGAGATTACAACAAGTGTAGCAAGTAGCAAAACCTTTTACACCGATTCCAATGGACGCGATTTCATCGAAAGG ATTCGAGACTATAGAAAAGACTGGAAATTGCAAGTAAATCAACCTGTTGCTGGAAATTATTACCCT ATCAACCTTGGGATTTACctgaaagataaaagtaaagagCTCTCTATATTGGTAGATAGGTCTGTGGGGGGATCCAGCATCAAAGATGGGCAATTAGAACTAATGGTTCATAG GAGATTGCTTGTAGATGATTCTAGAGGCGTTGGCGAGCCGCTGAATGAAACAGTTTGCATCCATGATAAGTGTGCCGGATTAACT GTACTAGGGAAGTACTATTTCAAGATTGATCCTGTAGGAGACGGTGCGAGATGGCGTCGATCATTTGGTCAGGAGATATACTCGCCGTTTCTATTAGCCTTCACAGAG AGTGAAGGTAACTGGGGAGACTCTCATGTTACAACTTTCTCAGGAATAAATccatcatacagcttgccagaTAACATTGCAGTCATAACCCTTCAG GATCTAGGTGATGGAAAAGTTCTCCTAAGGCTTGCACACTTATATGAG GTTGGCGAGGACAAGTATCTCTCAGCTAAGGCAACTGTAGAACTCAAAAAGGTGTTCCACAACAAACAG GTTATCAAAATAAGTGAGATGAGCTTATCTGCAAACCAAGAAAGAGCAGAAATGGAGAGGAAGAGATTGGCATGGAAAGTCAAAGGATCAACTCAAGAACCACATATTTCAAGGGGAGGACCAGTTGATCCACAAAAGCTTGTTGTAGAGCTTGCTCCAATGGAAATAAGGACCTTTATTATAAGTTTCAAGCATTAA